In Methanosarcina barkeri MS, a single window of DNA contains:
- a CDS encoding peptidase U32 family protein has protein sequence MHKSSKPELLVGVRNLSGLKACSRYADAVYFSTDKLSLRAKAKEITLETLADFVSEVKTRGLKAYLAVNSTVNEDRLGDASDVIDAASNAGVDAVIAWDPAVILRARKAGLKIHISTQANITNHETANFYRNLGAERVILSRELSLEEIRKISQQTEVEIETFVHGAMCMAVSGRCHLSAYVLGKSGNCGECTQPCRWKWELHGENGLVATSLGKYLLSAKDLCMIEYIPELLKAGIAAFKVEGRLRDSGYLEMVSRCYREAIDACIEGNYTPEKIEVWRRELASVYNRGFSTGFYFGVPGLEGFSPEKDMNVSEKQRRAVGIIENYYTKQQAAAVRILEEGISVGDEIVIEGNTTYLRQQVRSLMKKGETVTRAEKGDTAGLAVEGTVRKNDRIFIIQLK, from the coding sequence ATGCATAAAAGTTCAAAACCTGAACTCCTTGTAGGTGTCAGGAATCTTTCAGGGCTTAAGGCCTGCTCAAGATATGCAGATGCTGTCTATTTTTCAACCGACAAGCTCAGCCTGAGGGCAAAAGCAAAAGAAATTACTCTGGAAACTCTTGCCGATTTCGTCTCTGAGGTAAAAACCAGAGGTCTCAAGGCCTATCTGGCTGTAAACTCGACAGTAAATGAGGACAGGCTTGGAGATGCATCAGATGTGATAGATGCAGCTTCGAATGCAGGAGTAGATGCAGTCATTGCCTGGGACCCGGCCGTAATTCTTAGGGCACGGAAAGCAGGGCTTAAAATTCACATCTCCACTCAGGCAAATATTACCAACCACGAAACTGCAAATTTTTACCGAAATCTTGGGGCCGAAAGGGTTATACTTTCAAGAGAGCTTTCCCTTGAAGAAATACGGAAGATAAGCCAGCAGACTGAGGTAGAAATCGAGACTTTTGTCCACGGTGCAATGTGCATGGCAGTCTCAGGCCGATGCCATCTGTCAGCTTACGTTCTTGGTAAATCCGGAAATTGTGGAGAATGCACTCAGCCCTGCCGTTGGAAATGGGAACTTCATGGGGAAAACGGGCTTGTTGCTACAAGCCTTGGAAAGTACCTTCTAAGTGCAAAAGACCTCTGTATGATAGAGTATATTCCAGAACTTCTTAAAGCGGGAATAGCTGCCTTTAAAGTGGAAGGGCGATTGCGGGACTCTGGATACCTTGAAATGGTTTCCCGTTGCTACAGGGAAGCTATCGACGCCTGCATAGAAGGAAACTATACTCCTGAAAAAATAGAGGTCTGGAGGCGTGAACTAGCTTCGGTTTATAACAGGGGTTTTTCAACTGGCTTTTACTTTGGGGTTCCAGGCCTTGAAGGCTTTTCTCCCGAAAAAGATATGAATGTCTCGGAAAAACAACGCAGAGCTGTGGGAATTATTGAAAATTATTATACGAAACAGCAAGCTGCAGCCGTCAGGATTCTCGAAGAAGGAATTTCGGTTGGAGACGAGATCGTAATTGAGGGAAATACAACTTATTTGAGGCAGCAAGTTCGTTCCCTTATGAAAAAAGGTGAAACTGTGACAAGGGCTGAAAAAGGAGATACGGCTGGCCTTGCCGTTGAAGGGACTGTTCGAAAAAATGACCGAATTTTCATAATACAATTAAAATAA